A region from the Mercenaria mercenaria strain notata unplaced genomic scaffold, MADL_Memer_1 contig_549, whole genome shotgun sequence genome encodes:
- the LOC128554588 gene encoding uncharacterized protein LOC128554588 gives ITIQLMYSVIYIRICKEPIFDMKRRNDKESYLPVGRNLKEKYPTVVTGYFDIGSFHKGKSHFRNQNFYYKVANIFSYLQNSLVVYTDSPVFLNHIKYIRSKNLNKTKIIFFERSSAWSFQIIDDIKRIYNIEGYTRRNASKVSPLYTCAMHSKYYCLKQAAEYNYFNTKYIMWLDVGYFWRLKAKRPFFLRRPLKFNDSQIAMNKINTGRSIPSSPVDIIRKSHLQVGGGLVFGEIHKMIKFSSQYRRAVEYFLSKNLTNTDQQILYGMFTEEGQKAICPEVEIQTYGTADNRDWHFLGNSMVEHENT, from the exons ATCACTATACAACTAATGTATTCAGTAATATATATCAGA atatgCAAAGAACCAATTTTTGATATG AAGAGACGAAATGATAAAGAAAGTTATTTGCCAGTCGGAAGAAATTTGAAGGAAAAATATCCTACCGTTGTAACTGGGTATTTTGATATAGGATCGTTTCATAAAGGGAAAAGCCATTTCCGAAATCAGAATTTTTACTACAAAGTagcaaatatattttcctatCTCCAAAATTCACTTGTCGTTTACACAGATTCACCAGTGTTTTTAaatcatattaaatatataagaagtaaaaatctaaataaaacaaaaataattttctttgaaaGGTCTTCTGCATGGTCTTTTCAAATTATTGATGACATAAAACGGATATATAATATTGAAGGCTACACTAGACGAAACGCGAGTAAAGTTTCACCATTGTACACATGTGCTATGCATtcgaaatattattgtttaaaacaagCTGCAGAATACAATTactttaacacaaaatatataatgtGGTTGGATGTTGGATACTTTTGGAGACTTAAAGCAAAGCGACCATTCTTTCTGAGAAGGCCATTGAAGTTTAATGATTCACAAATAGCAATGAACAAAATAAACACTGGTCGCAGTATACCATCAAGTCCAGTTGACATAATTAGGAAAAGTCATTTACAAGTTGGAGGCGGATTAGTGTTTGGTGAAATACATAAAATGATCAAGTTTTCATCTCAGTACAGACGAGCAGTCGAATATTTTTTGTCGAAGAACTTAACAAACACAGATCAACAAATCTTATATGGCATGTTTACAGAGGAAGGACAAAAAGCTATCTGCCCTGAAGTTGAGATTCAAACATATGGAACGGCTGACAATCGCGACTGGCATTTCCTAGGTAATAGTATGGTGGAGCATGAAAATACCTAA